In a genomic window of Brassica rapa cultivar Chiifu-401-42 chromosome A10, CAAS_Brap_v3.01, whole genome shotgun sequence:
- the LOC103845779 gene encoding glycosylphosphatidylinositol anchor attachment 1 protein isoform X4 — protein MLEMGAEVSYQKFQPKGNHFHPLHFFSGPASYTNLGNVSCAAYGVNVAGIIRAPRGDGKESIVLVTPYDFLNGGDYEALSLGIASSLFSLLARVTWLSKDIIWLVADSRYGDYRPVAAWLTEYHTPSFEVSDFSKCDELNISDSFRRAGTVAAALVVKVDGRSERFEDTLSIYAEASNGQMPNLDLINVVNYLAVHRQGFYVKVEKFVSLLSSSWLKTVGEIFEAVGKVARSLNPDWKFGIPAADYLEGSATLASSLYSQALGIPTGPHGAFRDYQVDAITLKVSPRFPPDNKGRQHEFFLRGAQLLEGTIRSVNNLLEKFHQSFFLYLLTSPGKFISVGVYMIAFALLVAPLPMVAASLYIDGCTTQNPAENLKSWKWLDAAKQVFALHLLGFIVTLLPYFICQVPGEQSPTNRSIIWATTSSSLLLITFVTIPGCSPFSSRLHGTNWAVLKSVTISAAFIGLCLMSIINFATAEIGALLLVPMCLMVRPIRPDLRSGRVKSLLRALCSIALVTIGFPVMFFAISKGLIGEGLVGLSLGGEFWTWLESLWAWKSATYLYIGMVHLPCWLLCLCILFHPS, from the exons ATGTTAGAAATGGGTGCTGAAGTTTCTTATCAAAAGTTCCAGCCTAAAGGGAACCACTTTCACCCACTGCACTTCTTCTCCGGTCCTGCTTCATATACAAATCTAGGGAACGTCAGTTGTGCTGCTTATGGCGTCAACGTTGCTGGGATTATAAGAGCCCCTCGTGGTGATGGAAAAGAGTCTATTGTCCTGGTTACTCCCTATGATTTCTTAAATGGTGGAGATTACGAGGCTTTGTCTTTAGGCATTGCCAGTTCTTTATTCTCCTTGCTCGCTAGAGTAACCTGGCTTTCCAAAGATATAATATGGCTTGTTGCTGATTCTCGTTATGGAGACTATAGACCAGTTGCCGCATGGCTAACTGAATACCACACACCTTCGTTTGAAGTCTCTGACTTTTCCAAGTGTGACGAGCTTAATATATCTGACAGCTTCAGAAGGGCTGGAACAGTGGCTGCTGCTTTGGTTGTGAAGGTTGATGGTAGGAGTGAAAGGTTCGAGGACACGCTAAGTATCTACGCAGAGGCTTCTAATGGGCAGATGCCAAACCTCGACCTCATCAATGTTGTGAATTACTTAGCGGTACACAGGCAGGGCTTTTATGTTAAGGTGGAGAAGTTTGTGTCTTTACTCTCCTCTAGTTGGCTAAAGACAGTTGGGGAAATATTTGAAGCTGTTGGAAAAGTGGCTCGTTCGTTAAATCCTGACTGGAAGTTTGGTATCCCAGCCGCAGACTATCTTGAAGGCAGTGCTACGCTAGCAAGTTCACTTTATTCCCAG GCCCTTGGTATCCCAACTGGTCCTCATGGAGCTTTCCGTGATTATCAAGTTGATGCAATTACTTTAAAAGTTTCACCTAGATTTCCTCCTGACAATAAAGGAAGGCAACACGAGTTCTTTCTGCGAGGTGCCCA GTTACTTGAAGGAACTATAAGATCAGTGAACAATCTCCTTGAGAAGTTCCATCAATCGTTTTTCCTTTACCTATTAACTTCCCCAGGCAAATTTATCTCTGTAGGAGTCTACATGATCGCCTTTGCTCTTCTTGTAGCCCCTCTTCCTATGGTTGCAGCCTCTTTATACATTGATGGATGTACCACTCAAAACCCTGCCGAAAACCTCAAGTCATGGAAGTGGCTAGACGCAGCTAAACAGGTCTTTGCTTTGCACCTGTTAGGTTTCATCGTCACACTGCTTCCATATTTCATATGTCAAGTGCCCGGCGAACAATCTCCAACAAACCGCTCCATCATTTGGGCCACTACGTCATCTTCGCTTCTCCTTATAACCTTTGTCACAATTCCGGGTTGCTCTCCATTCTCCTCTCGCCTCCATGGAACTAACTGGGCTGTCTTGAAATCAGTGACCATCTCAGCTGCCTTCATCGGTCTATGCCTCATGTCAATAATCAATTTCGCCACCGCAGAGATTGGAGCGTTGCTACTAGTGCCAATGTGTCTAATGGTTCGTCCTATAAGACCCGATTTAAGATCAGGACGCGTTAAGAGCCTGTTGCGTGCGTTGTGCAGCATTGCATTGGTGACCATTGGGTTCCCGGTCATGTTTTTTGCAATCTCCAAGGGATTGATAGGAGAAGGCCTAGTAGGGTTGAGCCTTGGAGGAGAGTTTTGGACATGGTTAGAGTCGTTATGGGCATGGAAGAGTGCTACATATCTATACATAGGTATGGTTCATCTTCCTTGCTGGCTCCTTTGCCTCTGTATCTTGTTTCATCCTTCTTAA
- the LOC103845783 gene encoding probable aspartic proteinase GIP2 produces the protein MGGLTRLIVFISMFASITLMSEAQYLLPIVKHEPSKQYYTAFDIGSAEKSYATLVLDLETNLTWLNCRELKSLSSLRLITCQSSTCKSIPGSGCDGKYCLYRQPNPLGKPVTGRVVQDKATFSTTDGGRQLSEVSLPRFTFSCATQGLSLPIAGVLGLSPAGEFPFWRQVTRAFNVIPKFALCLPSSVFDVGHFYVGGVNGYIIPPFTGSSNPIPMNLTPLKNIESGKYIISPTSIYVDGVPLSLNPSLLEGGAKLSTVVTYTVLQTDIYNALASAFTLKAKEIGMSEVPGMPEFPGFTPFKTCFEEGSSRRDVEEFMNVPVIEIGLPGRAGEVKWKFHGANTVVRVLETVICLAFADGGKKPTEPMVIGTHQLQDYMIEFDLSTTRMAFSDSLLSHKTSCSAWPSRRQDHSHMML, from the exons ATGGGTGGCCTTACGCGGCTCATCGTTTTTATCTCCATGTTTGCCTCCATTACTCTGATGTCAGAAGCCCAATACCTTCTTCCGATCGTGAAACACGAACCCTCCAAACAATACTACACCGCCTTCGACATCGGATCCGCCGAGAAGTCTTACGCTACCCTCGTCCTCGATCTCGAAACCAACCTAACGTGGCTCAACTGCCGCGAACTCAAATCTTTATCATCGCTCCGCCTCATCACTTGCCAGAGCTCCACCTGCAAGTCCATCCCCGGCAGTGGCTGCGACGGAAAATATTGTCTTTACCGCCAACCAAACCCTCTCGGCAAACCCGTCACCGGCCGTGTAGTCCAAGACAAAGCCACCTTCTCCACTACAGACGGCGGAAGACAACTCTCCGAAGTCTCTCTCCCCCGCTTCACATTCTCCTGCGCCACCCAAGGCCTTTCCCTTCCGATCGCCGGAGTTCTCGGTCTTTCCCCGGCCGGAGAGTTTCCGTTCTGGAGACAGGTGACGAGAGCGTTTAACGTCATCCCCAAGTTCGCTCTCTGCTTGCCTTCTTCCGTCTTCGACGTCGGTCATTTCTATGTCGGTGGCGTTAACGGCTATATTATCCCGCCGTTCACTGGTAGCAGTAATCCCATTCCGATGAATCTGACGCCGTTGAAAAACATTGAGTcgggaaaatatataatatcccCCACGTCAATCTACGTCGACGGAGTTCCTTTATCGTTGAACCCAAGTTTGCTTGAAGGCGGAGCAAAGCTCAGCACGGTGGTTACTTACACCGTTCTACAAACCGATATCTACAATGCTCTTGCTAGTGCGTTTACGCTTAAAGCAAAG GAAATAGGAATGTCCGAGGTCCCAGGAATGCCTGAGTTCCCAGGATTTACACCATTTAAAACCTGCTTTGAAGAAGGCAGTTCCAGGAGGGACGTAGAGGAGTTCATGAACGTGCCGGTGATAGAGATTGGGCTGCCAGGGAGGGCAGGGGAGGTGAAGTGGAAGTTTCACGGTGCGAACACGGTGGTGAGAGTGTTGGAGACGGTGATTTGCTTGGCATTCGCCGACGGAGGAAAGAAACCTACTGAGCCGATGGTCATTGGGACACATCAGCTTCAAGACTATATGATCGAATTCGATTTGAGCACAACGCGTATGGCTTTTAGTGACTCACTCTTGAGCCATAAGACTAGCTGTTCTGCGTGGCCTTCCCGGAGACAGGATCATTCACACATGATGTTATAA
- the LOC103845779 gene encoding glycosylphosphatidylinositol anchor attachment 1 protein isoform X1, which produces MSTENRDKEEEEVKTDDGSPKIKPRPIVQLGIFLISHSPVFSVVFSAAGVMALLLLPLLAKNTYISENALMPGSARSMLSHRDVSDGSKLVNDIKSFRLNHEGQGVEVQRLIGNYMLEMGAEVSYQKFQPKGNHFHPLHFFSGPASYTNLGNVSCAAYGVNVAGIIRAPRGDGKESIVLVTPYDFLNGGDYEALSLGIASSLFSLLARVTWLSKDIIWLVADSRYGDYRPVAAWLTEYHTPSFEVSDFSKCDELNISDSFRRAGTVAAALVVKVDGRSERFEDTLSIYAEASNGQMPNLDLINVVNYLAVHRQGFYVKVEKFVSLLSSSWLKTVGEIFEAVGKVARSLNPDWKFGIPAADYLEGSATLASSLYSQALGIPTGPHGAFRDYQVDAITLKVSPRFPPDNKGRQHEFFLRGAQLLEGTIRSVNNLLEKFHQSFFLYLLTSPGKFISVGVYMIAFALLVAPLPMVAASLYIDGCTTQNPAENLKSWKWLDAAKQVFALHLLGFIVTLLPYFICQVPGEQSPTNRSIIWATTSSSLLLITFVTIPGCSPFSSRLHGTNWAVLKSVTISAAFIGLCLMSIINFATAEIGALLLVPMCLMVRPIRPDLRSGRVKSLLRALCSIALVTIGFPVMFFAISKGLIGEGLVGLSLGGEFWTWLESLWAWKSATYLYIGMVHLPCWLLCLCILFHPS; this is translated from the exons ATGTCGACGGAGAATCGGgataaggaggaggaggaggtgaagACCGATGATGGATCTCCGAAGATCAAACCGAGACCGATTGTTCAGCTGGGAATTTTTCTCATCTCTCACAGTCCCGTCTTCAG TGTGGTTTTCTCTGCTGCTGGGGTTATGGCGCTGCTGCTGTTACCGCTGCTTGCAAAGAACACTTACATCTCCGAGAATGCTCTAATGCCAG GCTCTGCAAGGTCTATGCTCTCTCATCGGGATGTTTCTGATGGAAGCAAACTGGTGAATGACATTAAGAGCTTCAGACTGAATCATGAAGGCCAGGGTGT tgaAGTTCAGAGGCTCATTGGAAACTACATGTTAGAAATGGGTGCTGAAGTTTCTTATCAAAAGTTCCAGCCTAAAGGGAACCACTTTCACCCACTGCACTTCTTCTCCGGTCCTGCTTCATATACAAATCTAGGGAACGTCAGTTGTGCTGCTTATGGCGTCAACGTTGCTGGGATTATAAGAGCCCCTCGTGGTGATGGAAAAGAGTCTATTGTCCTGGTTACTCCCTATGATTTCTTAAATGGTGGAGATTACGAGGCTTTGTCTTTAGGCATTGCCAGTTCTTTATTCTCCTTGCTCGCTAGAGTAACCTGGCTTTCCAAAGATATAATATGGCTTGTTGCTGATTCTCGTTATGGAGACTATAGACCAGTTGCCGCATGGCTAACTGAATACCACACACCTTCGTTTGAAGTCTCTGACTTTTCCAAGTGTGACGAGCTTAATATATCTGACAGCTTCAGAAGGGCTGGAACAGTGGCTGCTGCTTTGGTTGTGAAGGTTGATGGTAGGAGTGAAAGGTTCGAGGACACGCTAAGTATCTACGCAGAGGCTTCTAATGGGCAGATGCCAAACCTCGACCTCATCAATGTTGTGAATTACTTAGCGGTACACAGGCAGGGCTTTTATGTTAAGGTGGAGAAGTTTGTGTCTTTACTCTCCTCTAGTTGGCTAAAGACAGTTGGGGAAATATTTGAAGCTGTTGGAAAAGTGGCTCGTTCGTTAAATCCTGACTGGAAGTTTGGTATCCCAGCCGCAGACTATCTTGAAGGCAGTGCTACGCTAGCAAGTTCACTTTATTCCCAG GCCCTTGGTATCCCAACTGGTCCTCATGGAGCTTTCCGTGATTATCAAGTTGATGCAATTACTTTAAAAGTTTCACCTAGATTTCCTCCTGACAATAAAGGAAGGCAACACGAGTTCTTTCTGCGAGGTGCCCA GTTACTTGAAGGAACTATAAGATCAGTGAACAATCTCCTTGAGAAGTTCCATCAATCGTTTTTCCTTTACCTATTAACTTCCCCAGGCAAATTTATCTCTGTAGGAGTCTACATGATCGCCTTTGCTCTTCTTGTAGCCCCTCTTCCTATGGTTGCAGCCTCTTTATACATTGATGGATGTACCACTCAAAACCCTGCCGAAAACCTCAAGTCATGGAAGTGGCTAGACGCAGCTAAACAGGTCTTTGCTTTGCACCTGTTAGGTTTCATCGTCACACTGCTTCCATATTTCATATGTCAAGTGCCCGGCGAACAATCTCCAACAAACCGCTCCATCATTTGGGCCACTACGTCATCTTCGCTTCTCCTTATAACCTTTGTCACAATTCCGGGTTGCTCTCCATTCTCCTCTCGCCTCCATGGAACTAACTGGGCTGTCTTGAAATCAGTGACCATCTCAGCTGCCTTCATCGGTCTATGCCTCATGTCAATAATCAATTTCGCCACCGCAGAGATTGGAGCGTTGCTACTAGTGCCAATGTGTCTAATGGTTCGTCCTATAAGACCCGATTTAAGATCAGGACGCGTTAAGAGCCTGTTGCGTGCGTTGTGCAGCATTGCATTGGTGACCATTGGGTTCCCGGTCATGTTTTTTGCAATCTCCAAGGGATTGATAGGAGAAGGCCTAGTAGGGTTGAGCCTTGGAGGAGAGTTTTGGACATGGTTAGAGTCGTTATGGGCATGGAAGAGTGCTACATATCTATACATAGGTATGGTTCATCTTCCTTGCTGGCTCCTTTGCCTCTGTATCTTGTTTCATCCTTCTTAA
- the LOC103845779 gene encoding glycosylphosphatidylinositol anchor attachment 1 protein isoform X3, translated as MRKNNGIALCEVQRLIGNYMLEMGAEVSYQKFQPKGNHFHPLHFFSGPASYTNLGNVSCAAYGVNVAGIIRAPRGDGKESIVLVTPYDFLNGGDYEALSLGIASSLFSLLARVTWLSKDIIWLVADSRYGDYRPVAAWLTEYHTPSFEVSDFSKCDELNISDSFRRAGTVAAALVVKVDGRSERFEDTLSIYAEASNGQMPNLDLINVVNYLAVHRQGFYVKVEKFVSLLSSSWLKTVGEIFEAVGKVARSLNPDWKFGIPAADYLEGSATLASSLYSQALGIPTGPHGAFRDYQVDAITLKVSPRFPPDNKGRQHEFFLRGAQLLEGTIRSVNNLLEKFHQSFFLYLLTSPGKFISVGVYMIAFALLVAPLPMVAASLYIDGCTTQNPAENLKSWKWLDAAKQVFALHLLGFIVTLLPYFICQVPGEQSPTNRSIIWATTSSSLLLITFVTIPGCSPFSSRLHGTNWAVLKSVTISAAFIGLCLMSIINFATAEIGALLLVPMCLMVRPIRPDLRSGRVKSLLRALCSIALVTIGFPVMFFAISKGLIGEGLVGLSLGGEFWTWLESLWAWKSATYLYIGMVHLPCWLLCLCILFHPS; from the exons ATGAGGAAAAACAACGGAATAGCTCTTTG tgaAGTTCAGAGGCTCATTGGAAACTACATGTTAGAAATGGGTGCTGAAGTTTCTTATCAAAAGTTCCAGCCTAAAGGGAACCACTTTCACCCACTGCACTTCTTCTCCGGTCCTGCTTCATATACAAATCTAGGGAACGTCAGTTGTGCTGCTTATGGCGTCAACGTTGCTGGGATTATAAGAGCCCCTCGTGGTGATGGAAAAGAGTCTATTGTCCTGGTTACTCCCTATGATTTCTTAAATGGTGGAGATTACGAGGCTTTGTCTTTAGGCATTGCCAGTTCTTTATTCTCCTTGCTCGCTAGAGTAACCTGGCTTTCCAAAGATATAATATGGCTTGTTGCTGATTCTCGTTATGGAGACTATAGACCAGTTGCCGCATGGCTAACTGAATACCACACACCTTCGTTTGAAGTCTCTGACTTTTCCAAGTGTGACGAGCTTAATATATCTGACAGCTTCAGAAGGGCTGGAACAGTGGCTGCTGCTTTGGTTGTGAAGGTTGATGGTAGGAGTGAAAGGTTCGAGGACACGCTAAGTATCTACGCAGAGGCTTCTAATGGGCAGATGCCAAACCTCGACCTCATCAATGTTGTGAATTACTTAGCGGTACACAGGCAGGGCTTTTATGTTAAGGTGGAGAAGTTTGTGTCTTTACTCTCCTCTAGTTGGCTAAAGACAGTTGGGGAAATATTTGAAGCTGTTGGAAAAGTGGCTCGTTCGTTAAATCCTGACTGGAAGTTTGGTATCCCAGCCGCAGACTATCTTGAAGGCAGTGCTACGCTAGCAAGTTCACTTTATTCCCAG GCCCTTGGTATCCCAACTGGTCCTCATGGAGCTTTCCGTGATTATCAAGTTGATGCAATTACTTTAAAAGTTTCACCTAGATTTCCTCCTGACAATAAAGGAAGGCAACACGAGTTCTTTCTGCGAGGTGCCCA GTTACTTGAAGGAACTATAAGATCAGTGAACAATCTCCTTGAGAAGTTCCATCAATCGTTTTTCCTTTACCTATTAACTTCCCCAGGCAAATTTATCTCTGTAGGAGTCTACATGATCGCCTTTGCTCTTCTTGTAGCCCCTCTTCCTATGGTTGCAGCCTCTTTATACATTGATGGATGTACCACTCAAAACCCTGCCGAAAACCTCAAGTCATGGAAGTGGCTAGACGCAGCTAAACAGGTCTTTGCTTTGCACCTGTTAGGTTTCATCGTCACACTGCTTCCATATTTCATATGTCAAGTGCCCGGCGAACAATCTCCAACAAACCGCTCCATCATTTGGGCCACTACGTCATCTTCGCTTCTCCTTATAACCTTTGTCACAATTCCGGGTTGCTCTCCATTCTCCTCTCGCCTCCATGGAACTAACTGGGCTGTCTTGAAATCAGTGACCATCTCAGCTGCCTTCATCGGTCTATGCCTCATGTCAATAATCAATTTCGCCACCGCAGAGATTGGAGCGTTGCTACTAGTGCCAATGTGTCTAATGGTTCGTCCTATAAGACCCGATTTAAGATCAGGACGCGTTAAGAGCCTGTTGCGTGCGTTGTGCAGCATTGCATTGGTGACCATTGGGTTCCCGGTCATGTTTTTTGCAATCTCCAAGGGATTGATAGGAGAAGGCCTAGTAGGGTTGAGCCTTGGAGGAGAGTTTTGGACATGGTTAGAGTCGTTATGGGCATGGAAGAGTGCTACATATCTATACATAGGTATGGTTCATCTTCCTTGCTGGCTCCTTTGCCTCTGTATCTTGTTTCATCCTTCTTAA
- the LOC103845780 gene encoding probable aspartic proteinase GIP2: MASCLNLFVFSFLSILLISNSQITNPVIGVVFPVIRDLHTGQYIAQILLGDSSEPVKLVVDLSGLLLWFDCSSGHVSSSRSLVSGSSSGCLKAKVGDERVSRNAECDLLVRNGAVGIAARGELARDVLSFGSVSSPGTVDVLFACAPSWLLRGLASGVQGVMGLGRAQISLPSQLAAETNDRRRLTLFLSQSNGVVSTSSVEDVFGVAASKALVYTPLSSGSSGSYVINVKSIRVDGKRLSVDGPLSVELSTVVPYTMLESSVYTVLAEAYTKAATNAKSVAPIAPFSLCFTSSSEVEFPAVDLSLQSEMVRWRIHGRNLMVDVGGGVRCLGIVDGGSNPVSPIIMGGLQLEGFVLDFDLGNSMLGFGQRTRSTSESLQPESL, from the coding sequence ATGGCTTCTTGTCTGAATCTCTTCgtcttctccttcctctctATTCTACTCATTTCAAATTCACAGATAACTAATCCCGTTATCGGAGTCGTCTTCCCTGTTATTCGCGACCTACATACCGGTCAATACATCGCACAGATTCTTCTCGGCGACTCGTCGGAGCCCGTCAAGCTCGTCGTTGATCTCTCCGGTCTGCTTCTATGGTTCGATTGTTCCTCGGGACATGTTTCCTCTTCTCGGAGTCTGGTCTCCGGGAGCTCTAGCGGCTGCCTTAAGGCGAAGGTTGGGGACGAGCGAGTATCGCGTAACGCGGAGTGCGATTTGCTTGTGAGAAACGGCGCCGTTGGTATCGCGGCGAGAGGAGAGCTCGCCAGAGACGTCTTGTCATTTGGATCTGTTTCTTCTCCGGGAACCGTTGACGTACTCTTCGCTTGTGCTCCTTCATGGCTGCTACGTGGGCTCGCTAGTGGGGTACAAGGAGTAATGGGCCTCGGAAGGGCCCAGATCTCTCTTCCCTCGCAACTCGCCGCGGAAACTAACGACCGACGTCGTTTAACGCTTTTCCTGTCGCAGTCGAACGGCGTCGTCTCAACGAGTTCGGTTGAAGATGTTTTCGGAGTTGCCGCGTCTAAAGCCTTGGTCTACACTCCTCTGTCATCCGGCTCGAGTGGCAGTTACGTGATTAACGTTAAATCAATCAGAGTCGACGGTAAAAGGCTCTCCGTGGATGGTCCGTTGTCTGTGGAACTAAGCACGGTGGTTCCTTACACGATGCTGGAGAGCTCTGTCTACACGGTGTTAGCGGAAGCTTACACTAAAGCTGCGACTAACGCTAAGTCGGTAGCTCCCATAGCACCGTTCAGTCTCTGCTTCACGTCTTCGAGTGAGGTAGAGTTTCCGGCGGTTGATCTGTCATTGCAGAGCGAGATGGTGAGGTGGAGGATTCACGGGAGGAATCTGATGGTGGATGTTGGTGGTGGTGTTCGATGCTTGGGGATTGTAGACGGCGGGTCGAACCCGGTCAGCCCGATTATAATGGGTGGACTTCAGTTAGAAGGCTTTGTATTGGACTTTGATTTGGGTAACTCGATGTTGGGATTCGGACAAAGAACACGCTCTACTTCAGAGTCGTTGCAACCAGAATCTTTGTAG
- the LOC103845779 gene encoding glycosylphosphatidylinositol anchor attachment 1 protein isoform X2, with the protein MSTENRDKEEEEVKTDDGSPKIKPRPIVQLGIFLISHSPVFSVVFSAAGVMALLLLPLLAKNTYISENALMPGSARSMLSHRDVSDGSKLVNDIKSFRLNHEGQVQRLIGNYMLEMGAEVSYQKFQPKGNHFHPLHFFSGPASYTNLGNVSCAAYGVNVAGIIRAPRGDGKESIVLVTPYDFLNGGDYEALSLGIASSLFSLLARVTWLSKDIIWLVADSRYGDYRPVAAWLTEYHTPSFEVSDFSKCDELNISDSFRRAGTVAAALVVKVDGRSERFEDTLSIYAEASNGQMPNLDLINVVNYLAVHRQGFYVKVEKFVSLLSSSWLKTVGEIFEAVGKVARSLNPDWKFGIPAADYLEGSATLASSLYSQALGIPTGPHGAFRDYQVDAITLKVSPRFPPDNKGRQHEFFLRGAQLLEGTIRSVNNLLEKFHQSFFLYLLTSPGKFISVGVYMIAFALLVAPLPMVAASLYIDGCTTQNPAENLKSWKWLDAAKQVFALHLLGFIVTLLPYFICQVPGEQSPTNRSIIWATTSSSLLLITFVTIPGCSPFSSRLHGTNWAVLKSVTISAAFIGLCLMSIINFATAEIGALLLVPMCLMVRPIRPDLRSGRVKSLLRALCSIALVTIGFPVMFFAISKGLIGEGLVGLSLGGEFWTWLESLWAWKSATYLYIGMVHLPCWLLCLCILFHPS; encoded by the exons ATGTCGACGGAGAATCGGgataaggaggaggaggaggtgaagACCGATGATGGATCTCCGAAGATCAAACCGAGACCGATTGTTCAGCTGGGAATTTTTCTCATCTCTCACAGTCCCGTCTTCAG TGTGGTTTTCTCTGCTGCTGGGGTTATGGCGCTGCTGCTGTTACCGCTGCTTGCAAAGAACACTTACATCTCCGAGAATGCTCTAATGCCAG GCTCTGCAAGGTCTATGCTCTCTCATCGGGATGTTTCTGATGGAAGCAAACTGGTGAATGACATTAAGAGCTTCAGACTGAATCATGAAGGCCAGG TTCAGAGGCTCATTGGAAACTACATGTTAGAAATGGGTGCTGAAGTTTCTTATCAAAAGTTCCAGCCTAAAGGGAACCACTTTCACCCACTGCACTTCTTCTCCGGTCCTGCTTCATATACAAATCTAGGGAACGTCAGTTGTGCTGCTTATGGCGTCAACGTTGCTGGGATTATAAGAGCCCCTCGTGGTGATGGAAAAGAGTCTATTGTCCTGGTTACTCCCTATGATTTCTTAAATGGTGGAGATTACGAGGCTTTGTCTTTAGGCATTGCCAGTTCTTTATTCTCCTTGCTCGCTAGAGTAACCTGGCTTTCCAAAGATATAATATGGCTTGTTGCTGATTCTCGTTATGGAGACTATAGACCAGTTGCCGCATGGCTAACTGAATACCACACACCTTCGTTTGAAGTCTCTGACTTTTCCAAGTGTGACGAGCTTAATATATCTGACAGCTTCAGAAGGGCTGGAACAGTGGCTGCTGCTTTGGTTGTGAAGGTTGATGGTAGGAGTGAAAGGTTCGAGGACACGCTAAGTATCTACGCAGAGGCTTCTAATGGGCAGATGCCAAACCTCGACCTCATCAATGTTGTGAATTACTTAGCGGTACACAGGCAGGGCTTTTATGTTAAGGTGGAGAAGTTTGTGTCTTTACTCTCCTCTAGTTGGCTAAAGACAGTTGGGGAAATATTTGAAGCTGTTGGAAAAGTGGCTCGTTCGTTAAATCCTGACTGGAAGTTTGGTATCCCAGCCGCAGACTATCTTGAAGGCAGTGCTACGCTAGCAAGTTCACTTTATTCCCAG GCCCTTGGTATCCCAACTGGTCCTCATGGAGCTTTCCGTGATTATCAAGTTGATGCAATTACTTTAAAAGTTTCACCTAGATTTCCTCCTGACAATAAAGGAAGGCAACACGAGTTCTTTCTGCGAGGTGCCCA GTTACTTGAAGGAACTATAAGATCAGTGAACAATCTCCTTGAGAAGTTCCATCAATCGTTTTTCCTTTACCTATTAACTTCCCCAGGCAAATTTATCTCTGTAGGAGTCTACATGATCGCCTTTGCTCTTCTTGTAGCCCCTCTTCCTATGGTTGCAGCCTCTTTATACATTGATGGATGTACCACTCAAAACCCTGCCGAAAACCTCAAGTCATGGAAGTGGCTAGACGCAGCTAAACAGGTCTTTGCTTTGCACCTGTTAGGTTTCATCGTCACACTGCTTCCATATTTCATATGTCAAGTGCCCGGCGAACAATCTCCAACAAACCGCTCCATCATTTGGGCCACTACGTCATCTTCGCTTCTCCTTATAACCTTTGTCACAATTCCGGGTTGCTCTCCATTCTCCTCTCGCCTCCATGGAACTAACTGGGCTGTCTTGAAATCAGTGACCATCTCAGCTGCCTTCATCGGTCTATGCCTCATGTCAATAATCAATTTCGCCACCGCAGAGATTGGAGCGTTGCTACTAGTGCCAATGTGTCTAATGGTTCGTCCTATAAGACCCGATTTAAGATCAGGACGCGTTAAGAGCCTGTTGCGTGCGTTGTGCAGCATTGCATTGGTGACCATTGGGTTCCCGGTCATGTTTTTTGCAATCTCCAAGGGATTGATAGGAGAAGGCCTAGTAGGGTTGAGCCTTGGAGGAGAGTTTTGGACATGGTTAGAGTCGTTATGGGCATGGAAGAGTGCTACATATCTATACATAGGTATGGTTCATCTTCCTTGCTGGCTCCTTTGCCTCTGTATCTTGTTTCATCCTTCTTAA